The Virgibacillus sp. SK37 region TGTTTTCAAATCATTCACCCTACCTTTTGGATTTAAAAAAATACTGAGAAAAATACCAGTATTTATTGAAAATCCGAACCGATTCAAACTTATGCTGAATTACGGCTCGGTTTTCTTCTTGTGACAAATTAGCGGAGGAAAAACGCGCAGACTCCTGTGGGAAAATAAGCCTAGATAAGACCCCGCAGTGCGCAGCACGAGGAGGCTTAGCAGCGCCCACGGAAAGCGAAGCGTTTTTCCGTAGCGGAATACCACTAACCTATCAAACTAATGATTTTACTTACTTAAAATTTCATTCCATGCTGCTTCTGCTTGATCTAATGCCTCCTGAGGGCTCATATTTCCAAGCATTGCTTCTGAAATAGCATCATACATGGCTTGACGCAACTCATCATAATTATCCATTGGCTTAATTAACAACTCCGACTCATCAAGCTGTGCTGCAGACTGAATACGAACTAAATCTATTGGCTCTGCATCTTCACCTGCTTCAGTGAAGTATGGATCCTCTAATGCTTCTACTGCAGACGGAAGAATTGGTGTCAACTTCGAGAATTCCAGTTGATTTTCAGCATTTGTCAGGAATAAAGCGAACTTAACTGCTGCTTCCTTACTTTCCGTTTGTTCAGGGACTACAATGTTTTGTACACTAATTGTCTTTTTGCCACTCTCTCCAGTAATACCAGTGGAAGGAAGTGTGTTCTCGTAAATGTCAGGCGCGTTTTCTTTAATTTGTGAGATAAACTGAGATCCCATAAATGTTGCAACTTGTCCTGCCTGATACATATCAATTGTACTTCTTTGATCACCTGTTAATGCTTCACGTGGAATTAAGTCGTCCTGATAAAGCTCTGTAAAGTATTCAAATGCCTCTAAGCCTGCATCCGAATTAAAGGCAGCTTTTGTTCCATCTTCATTAGTTAGGTCTGCTCCCATTTTAACCATATGCTGTAACACCAAAGATAGGTCAAGTGACGGGAAATACCCGTATTTACCTGTTTCTTCTTTAACTGTTTTAGCTACTTTTTTGGCATCCTCATAGGTTACAGGAATGTCTTTTTCAGGATCAAGACCTGCTTCTTCATAAATTGATTTGTTATTAAGAGATACTTCTGTAGATAAGTACCATGGAATAGCAAATGTTGTACCATTAATTTGGTTTGCTTCCCATGCACCTTGAACATATTTCTTTTGATCCTCTTCTGCTACTGCTTCATCCATATTTACCAATGCATCCAAGTCAGCCAATTGGGATGCAAATGTAGGGTTTAAGTTAACCACATCAGGAGCTGAGTTAGAGCTAACAGCTGTTAATATTTTCTGACTTAAATCTGCTGCTGGTACATCCAACCATTTCACCTTAATATTTGGATTCTCTTTTTCAAAATCAGCAATAACACCTTCAATGTAATCTGTGAATGTTGGTTTTAATTGCATTGTCCAAAACTCAATAGTTGCTTCCTCTGAACCACCGGACTCCTTCTTTTCTCCATCTTTCGCTGAAGAATCATCACCATTGCCACATGCTGACATAACAAGCATCGCTATAATTAGCAATAAACTAATTAAACTTTTTTTCTTCATCTCCTAAAAAACCCCTCTCAAATTATCAAGCTCTTTTTTGATGCAAGATTCCGAAATCTTTTTATGTACTTGTTCGCTTTGCAACTCTACTTTGAGCTAAAAAGCGTTGTTGCTATAAAACCTCCTTTTTGTAAGCCTTTCCAACAAAACCGATAGAAGGCTACCTTTCTATTTGCTTTGCTGATTGAATTATATAAAAAAATATTGCGTTAGTCAATATGTTTTTATGAAATTTTATTTCAAATTACTTATATTTCGACAAATTATTCATAGATTGGTAGAATAACTGTTTTTGGTTTACTGTATTAGCCTAAATAAAAAAGCACAGTAAGTCTATTACTGCACTTTTTTATAATAAAACTTTATTATTTCATCACCCCAAATACACACCAATCCCCGGACCAAACGGAATTCCTAAAAACACAAATGCCAGCAACAAAAGAATCCAAACAAGAAGGAAGATCAAGCCATATGGAAGCATTAGTGCAATCAATGTGCCAATCCCGGCTTTTTTGTCATATTCTTTCATGAATGCAAGCACGATGATAAAGTATGGATTCATCGGTGTAATAATGTTCGTTGAGGAATCGGCAATACGATAGGCTGCTTGGATAAATGCCGGGTGATAATCAAGAAAATAAAACATCTTTAAGAAAATCGGTGATTCCAATGCCCATTGTGCTGAACCACTAAAAATAACTAAATTCAATCCTGCAGTAAGCAACACAAAGGCAATTACCGTGCCAATCCCTGTTATTCCTGCGTTCTCCAGAAAGGATGCTCCACTGACTGCCAACCATGTTCCAATATTTGTCCATTCAAAGTATGCAATAAATTGAGCTGCAGC contains the following coding sequences:
- a CDS encoding ABC transporter substrate-binding protein, which produces MKKKSLISLLLIIAMLVMSACGNGDDSSAKDGEKKESGGSEEATIEFWTMQLKPTFTDYIEGVIADFEKENPNIKVKWLDVPAADLSQKILTAVSSNSAPDVVNLNPTFASQLADLDALVNMDEAVAEEDQKKYVQGAWEANQINGTTFAIPWYLSTEVSLNNKSIYEEAGLDPEKDIPVTYEDAKKVAKTVKEETGKYGYFPSLDLSLVLQHMVKMGADLTNEDGTKAAFNSDAGLEAFEYFTELYQDDLIPREALTGDQRSTIDMYQAGQVATFMGSQFISQIKENAPDIYENTLPSTGITGESGKKTISVQNIVVPEQTESKEAAVKFALFLTNAENQLEFSKLTPILPSAVEALEDPYFTEAGEDAEPIDLVRIQSAAQLDESELLIKPMDNYDELRQAMYDAISEAMLGNMSPQEALDQAEAAWNEILSK